The DNA sequence CCGGTCAACACCGAAGATTTCGCCCGTATCCACCGCGCCCACCTCGACCATCATGTGCTGGTGTTTCGCGACCAGCGCATCAGCCCCGAGCAGCAGATCGCCTTCAGCCGCCGTTTCGGCGAGTTGCAGATCCACGTGCTCAAGCAGTTCCTGCTAGCCGGCCACCCCGAAATCCTGATCGTTTCCAACATCATCGAGGATGGTCGCAACATTGGCCTGGGGGATGCCGGCAAATTCTGGCATTCGGACCTGTCGTACAAGGAACTGCCAAGCCTCGGCTCCATGCTGCATGCCCAGGAGCTGCCCATCGAGGGCGGCGATACCCTGTTCGCCGACATGCACAAGGCCTGGGACGCCGTCCCCGAAGCCTTGCGCAAGGTGGTCGAGGGGCGCAGTGCCGCGCACTCCTACACGGCCCGTTACGCCGAGAACAAGTTCGAAGGCAACTGGCGCCCGACCCTGACCGCAGAGCAGTTGGCGCAAGTTCAGGAAGTCATCCATCCGATCGTCCGTACCCACCCGGAAAACGGCCGCAAGGCGCTGTTCGTCAGTGAAGGCTTCACCACCCGCATCGTCGG is a window from the Pseudomonas anuradhapurensis genome containing:
- a CDS encoding TauD/TfdA dioxygenase family protein, giving the protein MSAASNALSIIDSAQPQRFEIRPFSAATGAEVIGLDLAQPVNTEDFARIHRAHLDHHVLVFRDQRISPEQQIAFSRRFGELQIHVLKQFLLAGHPEILIVSNIIEDGRNIGLGDAGKFWHSDLSYKELPSLGSMLHAQELPIEGGDTLFADMHKAWDAVPEALRKVVEGRSAAHSYTARYAENKFEGNWRPTLTAEQLAQVQEVIHPIVRTHPENGRKALFVSEGFTTRIVGMPDDESREVLLQLYALSVLEQNIYRHQWQPHDLVFWDNRSLIHLATGCPANLRRKLYRTTIQGDAPF